A stretch of Imperialibacter roseus DNA encodes these proteins:
- a CDS encoding VCBS repeat-containing protein, producing the protein MQLISDRGEVKSIQSTIIYLILIAVFLNGCNQAAKAPTQTTPLFSLLDASSTGIEFNNELTYTEELNPYTFRNFFNGGGVGLGDVNNDGLIDIFFSGNLVDNKLYLNRGNFKFDDISGKAGITSQEVWTTGVSMVDINADGWLDIYLCKSGPSGGPNRSNELLINDGDTVNGPHFTNQAVAYGLADIGLSVHAAFFDYDKDGDLDLYLLNNSIRTVGGYDLRKGQRDIPDLDGGNKLYRNDGGKFTNVSQQAGIYTSAIGFGLGVTIGDLNKDGWSDIYVSNDFFEKDYLYINNQDGTFTEDLESYIRELSMGSMGADMADINNDGLPEVFVTEMLPEGDARLKTTTQFEKWDKYQVSVDQGYYHQFSRNVLQLNNGIGPDGKLSFSEVSRLTGTHATDWSWGALIFDMDNDGLKDIFVANGIGKDLLDQDYVNFIGDPEVVRSILQQKNNVIKQLIDSIPSNKVPNYAFKNINNLHFENFASQWGLDLPSFSNGSAYGDLDNDGDLDLVLNNVNMPAFVYRNNTKEQHQENHSLTVSLRGEQQNYFAVGSKVTIFSNGQVFYQELSPMRGFMSSVDYRLHFGLGPIDMIDSLVVEWPNETISVSTNLSPDKTVEFFQAEGIRKPNAATSGPHKTIFTRETSPKGVNFKHIESSFVDFDKERLLFNMLSNEGPCTCVADINGDGRDDFYIGGAKGQGGRLFKQTKDGNFQETSSQLFDGDKEAEDTDCVFFDANGDNLPDLYVTSGSNEVPNISLSLVDRLYINTGKGQFEKSQQILPTSTKLESTSVVRAMDYDNDGDTDLFVGVRMTPGFYGEPKNGYLLNNDGQGIFQNVTVEFAPELNSIGMITDALWSDVNNDGAVDLVVVGDWMPIRVFLNRDGKFVESSNTSGLTGSGGWYQVVAAGDFNEDGLIDFVVGNHGLNSRFKASQLEPISMYINDFDRNGSKEQILTRYDGGKELPLVMRTDMVMQIPALKKKYLRFKNYVGQGMDEAFTSEQISNSIILQVNDLSSQLLLNKGNGQFISQPLPLEAQFAPVYTLLVEDFDNDGHLDVFLGGNQYRAKPETGIYDASYGLMLKGDGKGTLTTVRGAESGIHTKGEIRSAQKIKVGNQQMIVIGKNNDVPEFYSY; encoded by the coding sequence TTGCAACTTATTTCAGACAGAGGGGAAGTGAAATCAATTCAGTCGACAATTATTTATCTTATTTTGATTGCAGTATTTTTAAATGGCTGCAACCAGGCCGCAAAAGCGCCAACCCAGACCACTCCCCTATTTTCGCTTCTTGATGCCAGTTCCACAGGCATCGAGTTTAACAATGAACTAACCTACACCGAAGAACTCAACCCCTACACGTTTAGAAATTTCTTCAACGGTGGCGGCGTCGGCCTTGGCGATGTCAATAATGACGGACTCATCGACATATTTTTTTCAGGCAACCTGGTGGACAATAAGCTTTACCTCAACAGAGGCAATTTTAAGTTTGATGACATTTCGGGCAAAGCCGGCATTACCAGCCAGGAAGTGTGGACTACTGGTGTAAGCATGGTCGACATCAACGCAGACGGCTGGCTGGATATTTACCTTTGTAAGTCAGGCCCGTCAGGAGGCCCCAATCGAAGCAATGAGCTGCTGATCAACGACGGAGATACCGTTAACGGCCCTCATTTTACTAACCAGGCTGTGGCTTATGGGTTAGCAGATATTGGGCTCTCTGTTCACGCAGCTTTTTTCGACTATGACAAAGACGGGGACCTCGATTTGTACCTTCTGAATAACAGCATCCGAACTGTCGGTGGCTATGACCTGCGAAAAGGGCAGCGTGACATTCCCGACCTGGATGGTGGAAACAAGCTCTACAGAAACGATGGCGGGAAATTTACCAATGTAAGCCAGCAAGCAGGTATTTACACCAGTGCCATTGGGTTTGGACTTGGTGTGACCATTGGTGACCTCAACAAAGATGGCTGGTCAGACATCTACGTTTCGAACGATTTTTTTGAAAAAGATTACCTCTATATCAATAACCAGGATGGCACCTTCACTGAAGATCTCGAAAGTTATATCAGGGAGCTTAGCATGGGCTCGATGGGTGCGGACATGGCCGATATCAACAACGACGGCCTACCTGAGGTTTTTGTAACGGAGATGCTCCCGGAGGGCGATGCCAGGCTTAAAACCACCACACAGTTCGAAAAGTGGGACAAATATCAGGTAAGTGTCGATCAGGGATACTACCACCAATTTAGCCGAAACGTGCTTCAACTTAACAATGGCATCGGGCCCGACGGTAAGCTTAGCTTCTCCGAAGTTTCAAGACTAACAGGTACACATGCCACCGACTGGAGTTGGGGTGCGCTGATCTTTGACATGGATAACGATGGATTAAAAGACATTTTCGTTGCCAATGGCATTGGGAAAGACCTGCTTGATCAGGACTATGTAAATTTCATCGGAGATCCGGAGGTAGTAAGGAGCATCCTTCAGCAGAAAAACAATGTGATAAAGCAGCTAATAGACTCTATTCCCTCCAACAAGGTGCCTAACTATGCTTTCAAAAACATCAACAACCTGCATTTCGAAAACTTCGCCAGCCAGTGGGGACTAGACCTGCCCTCTTTTTCCAATGGCTCTGCCTATGGTGACCTGGACAACGATGGAGACCTGGACCTGGTTCTCAACAATGTGAACATGCCTGCCTTTGTGTATAGAAACAACACCAAAGAACAGCACCAGGAAAATCACAGCCTGACCGTCTCGCTGCGTGGCGAACAACAAAACTATTTTGCCGTGGGCTCAAAGGTAACAATCTTTAGCAACGGCCAGGTGTTTTATCAGGAGCTTTCTCCCATGAGAGGATTCATGTCGTCAGTCGACTATCGTTTGCATTTCGGACTCGGCCCAATCGATATGATCGATTCGCTGGTGGTGGAATGGCCCAATGAAACGATTTCTGTATCGACAAATCTCTCCCCCGACAAAACAGTTGAGTTCTTCCAGGCAGAGGGAATAAGAAAACCAAATGCGGCAACTAGCGGTCCACATAAAACGATATTCACCCGGGAAACTTCCCCTAAGGGAGTGAATTTCAAGCATATCGAAAGTTCGTTTGTAGATTTCGACAAGGAACGCCTGCTATTCAACATGCTTTCCAATGAAGGCCCCTGCACCTGTGTGGCCGACATCAATGGCGACGGCCGGGACGACTTCTACATCGGAGGTGCGAAAGGGCAAGGTGGCAGGCTGTTCAAACAAACCAAAGACGGCAACTTCCAGGAAACATCGAGTCAGCTTTTTGATGGCGACAAAGAAGCTGAGGATACCGACTGCGTGTTTTTCGATGCCAATGGAGACAATTTGCCCGATTTGTATGTCACCAGTGGAAGCAACGAAGTACCCAACATTTCTCTTTCTCTGGTTGATCGGCTCTATATCAACACCGGGAAAGGCCAGTTTGAGAAAAGCCAGCAAATTCTCCCTACCAGCACCAAATTGGAAAGCACATCGGTGGTAAGAGCGATGGACTATGACAATGACGGGGACACTGATCTTTTTGTGGGCGTGCGGATGACGCCAGGGTTTTATGGAGAACCAAAAAATGGCTACCTTCTCAACAACGACGGCCAAGGTATATTCCAGAATGTCACCGTTGAATTTGCACCAGAGCTCAACAGCATAGGTATGATCACCGATGCGCTTTGGAGCGACGTGAACAACGATGGAGCAGTGGACCTGGTGGTCGTTGGAGACTGGATGCCAATAAGGGTTTTTCTTAACCGAGATGGGAAATTTGTTGAGTCCTCTAATACGTCTGGCTTGACTGGTTCCGGTGGCTGGTATCAGGTTGTGGCTGCCGGTGATTTTAATGAAGACGGTCTGATTGACTTTGTAGTGGGCAACCACGGCTTGAACTCGAGGTTCAAAGCAAGTCAGCTTGAGCCTATTTCGATGTATATCAATGACTTTGACAGAAACGGTTCTAAGGAGCAAATACTTACCCGCTATGACGGCGGTAAGGAGCTGCCGCTGGTCATGAGAACAGACATGGTGATGCAAATACCTGCACTGAAAAAGAAATACCTGCGATTCAAAAACTACGTTGGCCAGGGCATGGATGAAGCATTTACTTCCGAGCAAATTTCAAATTCTATCATTCTGCAAGTCAATGACCTCTCCTCCCAGTTACTTCTCAACAAAGGCAATGGCCAGTTTATCTCGCAACCGCTTCCGTTGGAGGCTCAATTTGCTCCTGTATACACCCTGCTCGTTGAGGATTTTGATAATGACGGCCATTTGGATGTATTTTTAGGTGGTAATCAATACAGGGCAAAGCCGGAGACAGGGATTTATGACGCCAGCTATGGCTTAATGCTTAAGGGTGATGGAAAAGGAACCCTGACCACTGTCAGAGGTGCCGAGTCCGGCATACATACCAAAGGAGAAATCAGGTCAGCACAAAAAATCAAAGTGGGAAACCAACAAATGATAGTAATAGGGAAAAATAATGACGTCCCGGAATTTTATAGTTATTAA
- a CDS encoding VCBS repeat-containing protein — protein sequence MTKYQTAKSFFLSRVAPIITLVFTVACQSELDNAAPTLFRTVKSSESGIDFENNLTFTKEFNIYTYRNYYNGGGVGLGDMNNDGLIDIYLTANMLPNKLYLNQGNFNFKDVTKTAGVAGTKAWSTGVSLADVNGDGLIDIYVCNSGDIKGDNKQNELFINQGLDAEGLPVFKESAEEYGIADQGFSTHAAFFDYDNDGDLDLYLLNNSYQAIGSFNLRKNERPIRDDVGGDKLFRNDDGHYSDVSIEAGIYGSVIGFGLGVTIGDINKDGWLDIYVSNDFFERDYLYLNNGNGSFREVLESEMRSISAASMGADLADINNDGYSDIFVTDMLPEAEERIKTVTTFENWDKYKLNLDNGYWHQFNRNMLQLNNGDDTFSEIGRLANVSATDWSWGALIFDFDNNGYKDIFVANGIYQDLTNQDFLKFVTEESTIQRIISSEGVDYKQLVELIPSQAVPNYGFMNNENYSFTNKAKELGLGQPSFSNGSAYGDLDNDGDLDLVVNNVNMPIFLYENKNEDFNPDNGFLKFKLEGVGNNTFATGTKITVVAGGNRHYIEQMPIRGFQSTVDFRPNIGLGKASKADSVIVQWPDGSVSILTDVPTRQTLTLSQKDGVSSQNNQMKTGANSRETMFEAIAADQVKASIDYKHKENLFVDFDRDRLIFHMLSTEGPCMCKGDVNGDGREDVFIGGAREMTGELFIQNPDGTFRSESKLTFEKDKSAEDIDCVIFDANGDGKNDLYVASGGSEVTNSSPSLSDRLYINKGSGSFERTGQVLPANKFESSSTVNAADYDGDGDVDLFVGIRTKPYFYGVPGNGYLLQNDGQGNFQEVSSTIAPGLKNIGMITDAVWSDVDADGDQDLLVVGEWMAINLFRNDGGKFTNTSTEAGFANTEGWWNAIEMADLNGDELPDFIVGNHGLNSRFKASVQKPINLFLSDFDQNGSLEQILTQYNGDFSYPVALKHDLVMQLPGLKKKYLKYENFKGQKMEDIFTTEELANASRLTANMLESVALINKSNGHFEIVKLPQEAQFSPIYSILANDFNQDGLTDILLAGNLYDTKPEVGRYDASYGVMLQGNGQGGFKNISAKQSGFSLKGQAREMSFMKVGSQQMLLVANNNDALQMFVYHPTSVIIPQKTIEINK from the coding sequence ATGACCAAATATCAAACAGCGAAGAGTTTTTTCCTTAGCCGTGTGGCTCCCATCATCACACTGGTGTTTACTGTCGCCTGTCAGTCGGAATTGGACAATGCGGCCCCTACCCTCTTCAGAACAGTGAAAAGCAGTGAAAGCGGTATCGACTTTGAAAATAACCTGACTTTCACCAAAGAATTTAACATATATACCTACAGGAACTACTACAACGGAGGTGGTGTAGGTTTGGGTGACATGAACAACGACGGGCTTATTGACATCTACCTGACCGCCAATATGTTGCCTAACAAGTTATACCTTAACCAGGGTAACTTCAACTTCAAAGACGTAACGAAGACAGCAGGTGTAGCTGGAACAAAGGCGTGGTCTACTGGTGTAAGTCTTGCCGACGTTAATGGCGACGGCCTTATAGATATCTATGTTTGCAACTCAGGCGATATAAAGGGCGACAACAAACAAAATGAACTGTTTATCAACCAGGGGCTTGATGCGGAAGGGCTTCCTGTTTTCAAAGAAAGCGCTGAAGAATACGGAATAGCGGATCAGGGGTTTTCAACTCATGCGGCCTTTTTCGACTACGACAATGACGGTGATCTGGATCTTTACCTCCTCAATAACTCCTATCAGGCAATAGGAAGCTTCAACCTTCGAAAAAACGAGCGACCTATAAGAGATGATGTGGGTGGCGACAAGCTATTTAGAAATGATGACGGCCACTATAGCGACGTGAGCATTGAAGCCGGTATTTACGGCAGCGTCATCGGGTTTGGCCTGGGCGTTACCATCGGCGACATCAATAAAGACGGTTGGCTGGACATCTATGTTTCTAATGACTTTTTTGAAAGGGACTATCTTTACCTGAACAATGGAAATGGTAGCTTTAGAGAGGTGCTTGAATCAGAAATGAGGAGCATTAGTGCTGCGTCGATGGGCGCTGACCTTGCCGATATCAACAACGACGGCTACTCCGACATCTTCGTTACTGATATGCTGCCTGAAGCCGAGGAACGGATCAAAACCGTTACCACTTTCGAAAACTGGGACAAATATAAACTTAACCTTGACAACGGATACTGGCACCAATTCAACAGAAATATGCTCCAGTTAAATAACGGAGACGATACTTTTAGTGAGATTGGGCGACTGGCCAATGTGTCGGCTACAGACTGGAGTTGGGGGGCGCTCATTTTCGATTTCGATAATAATGGCTATAAAGATATTTTTGTTGCCAACGGCATTTATCAGGACCTGACCAATCAGGACTTCCTCAAGTTTGTCACCGAAGAGAGTACTATTCAGCGTATTATTTCGTCGGAAGGAGTTGACTACAAGCAGCTGGTGGAATTGATACCTTCTCAGGCTGTGCCTAACTATGGCTTCATGAACAACGAGAATTATTCTTTCACCAACAAAGCCAAAGAGTTGGGGTTGGGCCAGCCCAGTTTCTCCAATGGGTCTGCGTATGGCGACCTGGACAACGACGGTGATCTTGACCTCGTGGTCAACAATGTGAACATGCCGATATTCCTGTATGAAAACAAAAATGAAGATTTCAACCCTGACAATGGTTTTTTGAAATTCAAATTGGAAGGTGTTGGAAACAATACATTTGCCACTGGAACCAAAATAACTGTCGTCGCCGGAGGAAACAGGCACTATATCGAGCAAATGCCTATCAGAGGGTTTCAGTCAACTGTCGACTTTCGCCCTAATATTGGATTGGGCAAGGCCTCCAAAGCCGACTCCGTGATTGTGCAATGGCCAGATGGATCTGTTAGTATACTGACAGATGTACCCACCAGGCAGACACTGACTCTTAGCCAGAAAGATGGAGTGAGTTCACAAAACAATCAGATGAAAACTGGCGCAAATTCCAGAGAAACGATGTTTGAGGCCATTGCCGCAGATCAGGTAAAGGCAAGTATAGACTATAAGCACAAAGAGAATCTGTTCGTCGATTTCGATAGAGACAGGCTGATCTTTCATATGTTGTCGACAGAAGGGCCGTGCATGTGCAAGGGCGACGTAAATGGCGACGGAAGAGAAGATGTGTTTATCGGTGGCGCACGAGAAATGACCGGCGAACTGTTTATCCAGAATCCCGACGGAACCTTTCGGTCCGAAAGCAAGCTGACTTTTGAAAAAGATAAGAGCGCTGAAGACATAGATTGTGTCATATTTGATGCCAATGGCGATGGCAAAAATGACCTGTATGTGGCCAGCGGAGGTAGTGAAGTGACAAACAGCTCCCCTTCCCTATCCGATCGTCTTTATATAAATAAAGGCAGTGGCAGCTTTGAAAGAACTGGCCAGGTGCTTCCGGCCAATAAGTTTGAAAGTAGCTCAACGGTAAATGCAGCTGACTATGACGGCGACGGTGACGTGGACTTGTTTGTAGGCATAAGAACAAAGCCCTATTTCTATGGAGTGCCCGGCAATGGTTATCTCCTGCAAAACGATGGTCAGGGAAATTTCCAAGAAGTTAGCAGCACAATTGCGCCGGGTCTCAAAAATATCGGAATGATTACTGACGCCGTTTGGTCAGACGTTGACGCAGACGGTGACCAGGATTTGTTGGTTGTCGGAGAATGGATGGCAATAAACCTTTTCAGAAACGATGGAGGAAAGTTTACCAATACCTCTACCGAAGCTGGCTTTGCGAATACTGAAGGTTGGTGGAACGCCATTGAAATGGCCGACCTCAATGGTGATGAACTGCCCGATTTCATTGTGGGCAATCACGGACTGAACTCCAGGTTCAAAGCCTCAGTTCAAAAACCCATCAACCTCTTTTTGAGCGACTTCGATCAAAATGGCTCATTGGAGCAAATACTGACTCAGTATAATGGTGATTTCTCGTATCCCGTGGCACTTAAGCATGACCTGGTGATGCAACTACCCGGTCTCAAAAAGAAATACCTGAAGTACGAGAACTTCAAAGGACAGAAAATGGAAGACATTTTCACCACAGAGGAATTAGCGAATGCCTCCAGGCTTACTGCAAATATGCTGGAATCAGTGGCTCTTATTAATAAATCGAATGGGCACTTTGAAATCGTGAAACTGCCACAGGAAGCCCAGTTTTCACCAATCTACTCTATTCTTGCCAACGATTTTAACCAGGACGGGTTGACGGATATTCTTTTAGCAGGTAATCTTTATGATACTAAACCTGAAGTTGGCCGATACGATGCCAGTTATGGTGTGATGCTTCAAGGCAACGGGCAGGGAGGCTTCAAAAACATTTCAGCCAAGCAGTCGGGCTTCTCACTAAAAGGTCAGGCAAGGGAAATGTCCTTCATGAAGGTAGGAAGCCAGCAAATGCTCCTCGTAGCCAACAACAATGATGCGCTGCAAATGTTTGTCTACCATCCAACCTCTGTCATTATTCCGCAGAAAACAATCGAAATTAACAAATGA
- a CDS encoding VCBS repeat-containing protein, translated as MMLYLRHPKYGLPGLICICLLLFSGCNDGQPKATHLFEAASHDQTNIAFSNTLTEDEEFNLIDYLYFYNGGGVAIGDVNNDGLLDIYFSANQEDNKLYINKGDWTFEDITDKAGVAASGAWKTGVTMVDINGDGFLDIYQCRLGKYKGIEGSNQLFINNGDLTFSEKASVYGLDFSGFSTQAAFFDYDLDGDLDAYLLNHSVHTERSYGRATLRKYDDGNAGDRLFKNDNGKFTSVTKQAGIYSSNIGYGLGVGISDVNADGWPDIYVSNDFNENDYLYINNGMDTLGLVSFTESIAQTIGHTSRFSMGNDLADYNNDGLIDIISLDMLPEDEEIIKRSAGDDSYEIYSLKLKFGYGRQFTRNALQLNNGVQSDGLPNFSEIGQLAGIHATDWSWSPLLADYDNDGYKDLFISNGIKRRPNDMDYINFLSNRDLRDGLVNNPNLSDRRLVDEMPDGTVHNYLFRNNKDLTFSDVSDQWGMTTPSLSNGAAYADLDNDGDLDLIVNNINEVASLYRNTTAESASKTKLSYLKVIPLGKGKNTFGIGAKLFAYAGGKVFYQENFVARGFQSSVSPWVHFGLGEIKTLDSLRVVWPGGKTQLLTKVEVNRSIQLDETEAKLFYRAVERKERPLLTDVTDSLGIDFIHKENNFNDFNREFLIPHLVSKEGPKVAVVDFNADGRDDFYIGNASGALGSFFISASDSTFSNLLLPRQVDNMRMEETNCLFFDANGDGLPDLYIVSGGNEFSPRNSNLKDRLLINNGVGGFTDQSNGLPDAYQHGSVAAAADIDQDGDQDLFVGGRVVPGQYGALPLSYVLLNDGTGKFIDATADIAPALSEVGMVTDAQWIDLNGDTYPELVVVGQWMPIAIYGNNKGQLTRLYFEGLSHSNGWWSSLKLSDVDNDGDTDFIVGNLGTNSRHKASLEFPMHLYSNDFDDNGSLDQVLCYSTPQGVFTVNTKDELIKQIPSLKKNFVKHADFAGKTVEEIFGETALNNSLHLQATNFQSVWIENINNQGFTIHALPVEAQFAPVAAIETADLNGDGHIDMLLGGNSFSSSPYFGTYDASQGLVLLGDGKGKFTSVSARKSGLKVAGEIKDIKTLHFPGKLLFVIARNNDKPVIYMLNNTVENIF; from the coding sequence ATGATGCTGTACCTGCGTCATCCAAAATATGGGCTACCAGGCCTGATTTGTATTTGTCTCCTGCTATTCTCAGGCTGCAACGATGGGCAGCCTAAGGCCACTCATTTGTTTGAAGCAGCTTCACATGATCAAACGAATATTGCCTTTTCCAACACCCTCACAGAAGACGAAGAATTCAACCTCATAGATTACCTCTACTTCTACAACGGAGGGGGTGTAGCCATTGGTGATGTAAACAACGATGGGCTGCTCGACATCTATTTTTCTGCCAATCAGGAAGATAACAAGCTATATATCAACAAAGGCGACTGGACGTTTGAGGACATTACTGACAAAGCTGGCGTGGCAGCCTCAGGCGCATGGAAAACCGGCGTGACGATGGTTGATATCAACGGTGACGGCTTTCTCGATATTTACCAATGCCGACTGGGTAAATACAAGGGTATTGAGGGCTCCAATCAGCTCTTTATTAACAACGGAGACCTTACATTCTCCGAAAAGGCATCCGTGTATGGTTTGGATTTCAGTGGCTTCAGCACGCAGGCCGCATTTTTCGACTACGACCTCGATGGCGATCTCGATGCCTACCTGCTCAATCATTCGGTGCACACCGAACGAAGTTACGGGAGGGCTACCCTACGCAAATACGATGATGGAAACGCCGGAGACAGGCTTTTCAAAAACGACAATGGGAAGTTTACCAGTGTGACCAAACAGGCTGGCATCTATTCAAGCAATATCGGCTATGGCCTTGGGGTTGGCATCAGTGACGTCAACGCCGATGGCTGGCCAGACATCTACGTTTCCAACGATTTCAATGAAAACGACTACCTGTACATCAACAATGGGATGGACACGCTTGGGCTGGTCAGCTTTACTGAGTCAATAGCGCAGACAATTGGACACACCAGCCGATTCTCCATGGGAAATGATTTGGCCGACTACAACAACGACGGTCTGATCGATATCATCTCGCTGGACATGCTCCCTGAGGATGAAGAAATTATCAAGCGATCAGCCGGTGACGACTCGTACGAGATTTATAGTCTCAAGCTCAAATTTGGGTACGGTCGGCAATTTACCAGAAATGCGCTCCAGCTCAACAACGGTGTCCAAAGCGATGGGCTGCCCAACTTTTCCGAGATCGGGCAGCTGGCTGGTATCCACGCCACCGACTGGAGCTGGTCTCCCCTGCTCGCCGACTACGACAATGACGGTTACAAAGACTTGTTCATATCGAACGGTATCAAAAGGAGGCCCAATGATATGGACTACATCAATTTTCTTTCAAATAGGGACTTAAGAGACGGGCTCGTCAATAATCCAAATTTGAGTGATCGCCGGCTGGTGGATGAAATGCCTGACGGAACTGTGCACAACTACCTGTTCCGAAACAACAAAGACCTGACTTTCTCCGATGTGAGCGACCAATGGGGAATGACAACTCCTTCCCTATCCAACGGTGCCGCCTACGCCGACCTTGATAATGACGGCGACCTTGACCTCATAGTCAACAACATCAATGAGGTCGCTTCCTTGTATAGAAACACTACGGCTGAGTCGGCCAGCAAAACAAAACTATCGTATTTAAAAGTAATTCCACTGGGTAAGGGGAAAAACACGTTTGGGATAGGCGCCAAATTGTTTGCGTACGCAGGTGGTAAAGTCTTTTATCAGGAAAATTTTGTCGCCAGAGGTTTTCAATCTTCCGTGAGTCCATGGGTACATTTTGGCCTTGGGGAGATCAAAACACTTGACTCGTTGAGGGTGGTTTGGCCTGGCGGAAAAACGCAGCTTCTGACAAAGGTTGAAGTCAATAGGTCAATTCAGCTTGACGAGACTGAAGCCAAGTTGTTTTACCGTGCCGTTGAACGAAAAGAACGCCCCTTATTGACAGACGTAACCGATAGCCTGGGTATTGACTTTATCCACAAAGAAAACAACTTCAATGATTTCAATAGAGAGTTTCTTATCCCTCATTTGGTTTCCAAAGAAGGTCCCAAAGTCGCAGTAGTGGACTTTAACGCAGATGGAAGGGACGACTTCTACATCGGCAATGCATCCGGTGCATTGGGCTCTTTCTTCATTTCGGCCAGCGACTCCACCTTTTCTAACTTGCTACTGCCTCGCCAGGTCGACAACATGAGAATGGAGGAAACCAATTGCCTCTTTTTTGATGCCAATGGGGATGGTCTTCCGGATCTCTATATTGTTTCAGGAGGCAACGAGTTCTCTCCACGAAATAGTAATCTAAAGGACAGGCTCTTAATCAACAATGGAGTTGGAGGATTTACCGATCAGAGCAACGGGCTGCCAGACGCCTACCAACACGGTTCGGTAGCCGCTGCCGCCGACATTGACCAGGATGGCGACCAGGACTTATTCGTTGGGGGGCGGGTGGTGCCAGGGCAGTACGGTGCGCTGCCACTCAGCTATGTGCTTCTCAATGATGGTACGGGCAAATTCATCGACGCAACCGCTGACATCGCTCCTGCCCTGAGCGAGGTGGGCATGGTAACCGATGCACAGTGGATCGACCTCAACGGCGATACTTATCCTGAGCTTGTGGTCGTTGGGCAATGGATGCCCATTGCCATTTATGGTAACAACAAGGGGCAGCTTACCAGGCTCTATTTCGAAGGACTTTCGCATTCGAATGGATGGTGGAGTTCTTTGAAACTAAGTGACGTAGACAACGACGGTGATACTGATTTTATCGTTGGTAATTTGGGAACAAACAGCCGTCACAAAGCATCGCTGGAGTTTCCAATGCATCTCTACAGCAACGACTTTGATGACAACGGCTCACTGGATCAGGTTCTTTGCTACTCTACTCCGCAAGGGGTTTTCACCGTGAATACCAAAGACGAGTTGATCAAGCAGATCCCCTCTTTGAAAAAGAATTTCGTAAAACACGCAGACTTTGCGGGCAAAACGGTAGAGGAAATTTTTGGCGAAACGGCGCTGAACAACAGCCTCCACTTGCAGGCTACTAACTTTCAGTCAGTTTGGATTGAAAACATCAACAATCAGGGCTTTACCATTCATGCCTTGCCTGTAGAGGCGCAGTTTGCTCCCGTTGCGGCTATCGAAACAGCTGACCTCAATGGTGACGGACATATCGACATGTTGCTGGGTGGAAACAGCTTCAGCAGCTCCCCCTATTTTGGAACTTACGACGCCAGCCAGGGCCTGGTACTTTTAGGAGACGGAAAAGGGAAGTTCACCTCTGTGAGCGCCAGAAAAAGTGGGCTAAAGGTCGCCGGTGAGATAAAAGACATCAAAACGCTACATTTTCCAGGAAAACTGCTTTTCGTCATTGCAAGAAACAACGATAAGCCCGTCATTTACATGTTAAACAATACAGTCGAGAATATTTTTTAA